In the Streptomyces cinnamoneus genome, ATCGCGATCGTCCACGAGACGCTGTCGCAGAACCTTGACGAGCGGGTGGAGTTCGACGAGATCGCCGACCGGGTGCTGGCCATGGTCGCCGAGATCTCCCCGGGCCGGGTCGCCGCGCGCCGTACGGGCCGCTTCGGCGTGCTCGACGCGGAGGTCGCCACTCCGCTGGCCATGGTGCTGACCGAGCTGCTCCAGAACGCCCTCGAACACGGCTTCGGTCCGGGGGAGCAGGGCACCGTCGAGGTGACCGCCGTGCGCGGCGGCTCCCGCAAGGACGCCCGGCTGCTGATCTCGGTGCAGGACGACGGCCGCGGTCTGCCCGAGGGCTTCGACCCCCAGCGCGCCGGCAATCTGGGACTCCAGATCGTACGGACCCTGGTGGAAGGGGAGTTGGGCGGAAAGTTCGACATGGTGCCCGCTTCCGGGCAGGGGACGCGCGTCGTGCTCGACATTCCCGTACGGGCCGAGAAGCCGTAGCCGGGAAGCCGCGGTCGGGAAGTCGCGGTCGGGAAGTCGTAGGCCCGACGCGAAGGGGCCCGTGCCCCGGGTCCCGCCACCCGGCCGCGTCGCACAGCACTGAGCCCCGGACCTCAGATGAGAGGTCCGGGGCTCAAAGCTTCATATGTGCATAGCGCACTGTGGGGGGTGCTGCGCGCTGCGGCTCGGGGGCCGAAGGGTGGATCAGGCGGTGGCGTTACGCGCCCGGTTGCGAGCGGCGCGGCGCTTCATCGCGCGGCGCTCGTCCTCGCTGAGGCCACCCCAGACGCCGGAGTCCTGGCCGGACTCGAGCGCCCACTGCAGGCACTGCTCCATCACGGGGCAGCGGCGGCAGACGGCCTTGGCTTCCTCGATCTGCAGCAGCGCAGGACCGGTGTTGCCGATGGGGAAGAACAGCTCGGGGTCTTCCTCGCGGCAAACGGCGTTGTGACGCCAGTCCATGGCTGCTCCATCTCCTCGTGTTACGGCTACGTGGCTTGTGAATGTGAACGCTTTCACGAATCCCCCCGCAACGGAAGGGCCGACGCCCAGGCATGAGACTGGTGCGGTCCAGGAAGATAGGTGAGGGGGTTCGGGCTCTTCGGGGAAGCCTTGATGGCGGGCTGTCCCGATCGCCATGAAGAGACTCGCAAACCTCGGCGGCGGATACAACCCCTTCCGGAAAGTTTTTTTTGATTCCTCGGTGTCGGCTAGGTCACAGCCGTCATTCCAGGGGGTGGAACCCAGTCTAAACGTTCGAGTGAAAGGACTTTAGGCCCTGGCACTCACACAATCACACGCAGTGCACGGCGTACGCCTGTGAACGTCACGCTGGTACGCAGTCCGAGGTGGTCGCCGTCCATCTGAAACGGCAGGGGGGCCTGCGAATGCAAGGTGAAAGAGGTCTGGTCATGCAGTGACACAGCGTGGCGACCCTCGGGACCGCGCTCCGGCGTCGAGGTCAGCAACTGCGTGGCGTGACGGCTCGCCGTCAGCGTCGACAGCTTGGTGAATCCCAGCACGTCAAGGGCGGTGTCGAAGGACGCCTTGGGCAGCGCGTACATGGGCCGGTTGCCGAAGTACGTCCACGGCGCGGTGTTGCAGATTATCGACATGACGAGATTCTCGAGTGGCTCCTCGCCGGGCCGTTCGAGCGTGATCGTGCCATGCCGGCGGTTCGGCTCGCCGAAGAACTGCCGCATCACCTGTCGCACATACAGGGAGTGGGTCGAACGCTTGCCGCGCTCCCGCTGTTGCTCCACCCGGCCTACGACTCCCGCGTCGAAGCCGTACCCGGCGCAGAAGGTGAACCAGCGCGCCGGAACCGCCTCGTCCTCCGTGCCCGGCGTGCCGGACGCGAGGCCCAGGCCCACGGTGCGCTCGGAACCCTCGCGCAGCGCGTCCAGCAGGGCGCCGGTCGCCTCGATCGCGTCGTTGGGCAGACCAAGGGCACGGGCGAAGACGTTCGTGGAGCCGCCGGGGACCACCGCCAGCCGCGGCAGGCCCTCCGGGTCGGGGCCGCCGTGGAGGAGGCCGTTGACGACCTCGTTGACCGTGCCGTCGCCACCGAGGGCGACCACGAGCTCTATGTTCCCGCTCTCTGCGGCCCTGCGGGCGAGATCGCGGGCGTGGCCCCGGTACTCCGTCGTGGCGACGTCCAGCTTGAGGTCACTGGCGAGCGCGTGCGCCAGGACATCGCGGGTACGGGCACTGGTGGTGGTGGCCGAAGGATTGACCACGAGAAGCGCACGCATGCGCGCCAGCCTACCTACCTGTCGGTACACACCCCATCCCAGGCCCTGGCTCATGGCCGAAAGCCGAGCGGGCGTCGCCCCCGTCCGGCACGTCCGTACGGCTACCCTGCTGGGGTGAGCAGCAAGCAGTCCTCGTCGAAAACCGCCCGGAAGAGCACCGGTGGGGCCCCTGCCGCGGCGTCCGCCGAGCCCGCCGGCCCCCGCCCGGCCCGGTTGAGCGCGGCCGCGGCCCTGAATGGCCTGGAAGGCGTGGTGCTGGCCGGCTGGGGGATCTACCTGCTCGTCATGGGCCTGCTGGGCCGGCCGGACAGCCCCCAGCAGGCGGAGACGGGCGGACTGACCGTGCTCGCCCTCGCCGCGCTGCCGCTGCTGGCGGCGCGCGGCCTGTGGCTGCGCCGCCGCTGGAGCCGCGGGCCCGCGCTGGCCACCCAGATCATGGCGCTGCCGGTGGCCTGGATGTTCTTCAACGGCGGCGGCGCGCTGATCGCCGCGGCCGTGGCGCTGGCGCTCGTCGCCGTGGCCACCCTGGCGCTGCTGGTGAACCCCACGGCGACCGAGGCGCTCGGCATCGGCCCGCGCGAGTCCTGACCGCGGGCCCGGCCGCCCGGCCCTCGCGGTCCCCATGGTCCGGCGCCCCGGGCCGCCGGCTCACTCCTCGATCAGCAGGCGCTCCCGGAGCTGGGCGAGCGTACGGGCCAGCAGCCGGGAGACGTGCATCTGCGAGATGCCGACCTCCTGGGCGATCTGCGACTGCGTCATGTTGCCGAAGAACCGCAGCAGCAAGATCTTCTTCTCGCGCGGCGGCAGGTCCTCCAGCAGCGGCTTGAGCGACTCGCGGTACTCCACGCCCTCCAGCGCCTCGTCCTCAGCGCCGAGGGTGTCCGCGACCGCCGGGGACTCGTCGTCCGTGTCGGGCACGTCCAGCGAGAGCGTGCTGTAGGCGTTGGCGGACTCCAGTCCCTCCAGCACCTCCTCCTCCGAGATCCCCAGGTGCTCGGCCAGCTCGTGGACCGTGGGGGCCCGGCCGTGCCGCTGGGACAGCTCGGCCGTCGCCGTGGTCAGCGCCAGCCTCAGCTCCTGGAGCCGGCGCGGCACCCGCACCGCCCAGCCCTTGTCACGGAAGTGCCGCTTGATCTCGCCGACGACCGTGGGCGTGGCGTACGTGGAGAACTCCACCCCGCGGTCCGGGTCGAAGCGGTCCACCGACTTGATCAGACCGATCGTGGCGACCTGGGTCAGGTCGTCGAGCGGCTCGCCGCGGTTGCGGAACCGCCGCGCCAGGTGTTCCACCAGGGGCAGATGCATCCGCACGAGGTTGTTGCGCAGCTCGGCCCGCTCCGCCGAGCCGTCCGGAAGCGCCCGCAGCTCGACGAACAGGGCCCGCGCACCGCTGCGGTCGTGTGGATCGGAGTGTGCGTGCCGCTGCCGGTGCCGGTGCTGATCCATGTGGTCCGCCCGCTCTGGTGGGTCGCTCGCCCGGTCCACTTCCGGGCTCGCCTGATCCGGTGCAGGCTCCGCCGGATGCGGCCGGGCAGGCTGCTGCGGGATGGCCGGGGTACGCACTCCCCGCGATGAAGCAGTACTCACGGAGCCCCCTCTTCCGTCACGGCTGCCCGGGGCCGGCGCCGCGCTTCTTGTGCAGACTGATGCTGACCGTACGGTCGTCCGCGACGTCGGAGTCGACCTCGCCGGCCAGCGCGGAGAGCACCGTCCAGGCGAAGGTGTCGCGCTCGGGCGCGCGGCCGTCCGTGGTGGGTGCCGAGACGGTCACCCGCAGCGCGTCCCCGACCAGGCGGAACACGCAGCTGAGAACGGAACCGGGAACGGCTTGCTGGAGCAGGATCGCGCACGCCTCGTCGACGGCGATGCGCAGGTCCTCGATCTCGTCGAGGGTGAAGTCCAGGCGGGCCGCGAGGCCGGCTGTCGCCGTCCGCAGCACCGACAGGTAGGCACCGGCAGCGGGCAGCCGGACTTCCACGAAGTCCTGGGTCGTCCCAGGCTCGCCTGCGATGGGGGACACCCTCACCTCCAAGGTGGCACAAGCTTCTTGAGCTGTCGGAGCGCCGGTCCCGCGGCCTTCGGACGAAGGGTGACACGGGTGGTGCGGCACATGGTCCGGCTGAGACGCTATCGCGATCTGCGGTTCAGCGCCGCAGCCCCACGACTGTCACTCATGGTAAACCCATGCGTACGGACAGTCGCTAGGGTCTTGCGGTCTCAAATCGAAAGAGAAGTCGGCCTGTTGGGATTTTCGTCACTCTGCGCGAGCGCCGCAAGACTGTGGAGCGATTCCCCTGAGAGTCGTCGCACGGTCCACTCGTCCATCGCCTCCGCGCCGAGGGACTTGTAGAAGGCGATCGACGGCGTGTTCCAGTCCAGCACTGACCATTCGAAACGCTCGTAGCCGCGGTCCACGCAGATCCGCGCCAGCGCCGCCAGGAGCGCCTTGCCGTGGCCGCCGCCGCGCGCCTGCGGCCGGACGTAGAGGTCCTCCAGGTAGACACCGTGCGTGCCCGTCCACGTGGAGAAGTTGCGGAACCACAGCGCGAAGCCCACGACCTCGCCGCCACTGCCCGTGTCCCCCTCCGCGCCTCCGTCACTCTCCGCTATCAGCGCGAAGACCGCGGCGTCCGGCCCGAAGAGCGCGTCGCGCAGCTGCTCCTCGGTCGCCCGCGCCTCGTCCAGCGCCCGTTCGTACTCCGCCAGTTCGCGGATCATCGTGTGGATGACGGGGACGTCGGCGGGCGTGGCTGATCGGATCATGCCTGCATGCTAGCTGGCACCCGCTCAGACGATGCCCTTGTCCACGTAGCACCACCGCCAGCTCTGCCCCGGCTCGAAGGTGCGCATCACCGCGTGGCCCGTCTCCTCGAAGTGCGCCGTCGCGTGCCGGTACGCCGAGGAGTCGCAGCAGCCCACGTGACCGCACTCCAGACACAGCCGCAGCTGCACCGGATGGCTGCCCCTCGCCTCGCACTCCGGACAACCGGCGCTCAGCGGACCCGGCTCGGGGCGCGGCAACCCGGCGACGTGAGAACACTCGATCATGATTACCAGGTTAGAGCGCGTGAGCGCCGGGCGTGCGCGTGCGCATGCCGGGTGCGTGGACGCCGGGGGCGCGGACGCGGACGAACGGAGACGAGGGGGACCCATGGACGTGATGCCACTGCTGATCCTGGTGGCGGGCGGCGCCGCCATCGCGGGCCTCGCCCGCCGCACGCCCGTGCCGGCACCCCTGCTCCTGGTCGCCGCCGGACTCCTGGCCTCGTACGTGCCGGGCGTCCCCGACTACACCCTCGACCCCGACGTCGTCCTGCCG is a window encoding:
- a CDS encoding WhiB family transcriptional regulator; its protein translation is MDWRHNAVCREEDPELFFPIGNTGPALLQIEEAKAVCRRCPVMEQCLQWALESGQDSGVWGGLSEDERRAMKRRAARNRARNATA
- a CDS encoding UBP-type zinc finger domain-containing protein, which encodes MIECSHVAGLPRPEPGPLSAGCPECEARGSHPVQLRLCLECGHVGCCDSSAYRHATAHFEETGHAVMRTFEPGQSWRWCYVDKGIV
- a CDS encoding GNAT family N-acetyltransferase, translated to MIRSATPADVPVIHTMIRELAEYERALDEARATEEQLRDALFGPDAAVFALIAESDGGAEGDTGSGGEVVGFALWFRNFSTWTGTHGVYLEDLYVRPQARGGGHGKALLAALARICVDRGYERFEWSVLDWNTPSIAFYKSLGAEAMDEWTVRRLSGESLHSLAALAQSDENPNRPTSLSI
- a CDS encoding diacylglycerol/lipid kinase family protein; amino-acid sequence: MRALLVVNPSATTTSARTRDVLAHALASDLKLDVATTEYRGHARDLARRAAESGNIELVVALGGDGTVNEVVNGLLHGGPDPEGLPRLAVVPGGSTNVFARALGLPNDAIEATGALLDALREGSERTVGLGLASGTPGTEDEAVPARWFTFCAGYGFDAGVVGRVEQQRERGKRSTHSLYVRQVMRQFFGEPNRRHGTITLERPGEEPLENLVMSIICNTAPWTYFGNRPMYALPKASFDTALDVLGFTKLSTLTASRHATQLLTSTPERGPEGRHAVSLHDQTSFTLHSQAPLPFQMDGDHLGLRTSVTFTGVRRALRVIV
- a CDS encoding anti-sigma regulatory factor; the encoded protein is MSPIAGEPGTTQDFVEVRLPAAGAYLSVLRTATAGLAARLDFTLDEIEDLRIAVDEACAILLQQAVPGSVLSCVFRLVGDALRVTVSAPTTDGRAPERDTFAWTVLSALAGEVDSDVADDRTVSISLHKKRGAGPGQP
- a CDS encoding RNA polymerase sigma factor SigF — its product is MSTASSRGVRTPAIPQQPARPHPAEPAPDQASPEVDRASDPPERADHMDQHRHRQRHAHSDPHDRSGARALFVELRALPDGSAERAELRNNLVRMHLPLVEHLARRFRNRGEPLDDLTQVATIGLIKSVDRFDPDRGVEFSTYATPTVVGEIKRHFRDKGWAVRVPRRLQELRLALTTATAELSQRHGRAPTVHELAEHLGISEEEVLEGLESANAYSTLSLDVPDTDDESPAVADTLGAEDEALEGVEYRESLKPLLEDLPPREKKILLLRFFGNMTQSQIAQEVGISQMHVSRLLARTLAQLRERLLIEE